One genomic segment of Theobroma cacao cultivar B97-61/B2 chromosome 6, Criollo_cocoa_genome_V2, whole genome shotgun sequence includes these proteins:
- the LOC108662404 gene encoding uncharacterized protein LOC108662404, with translation MTIVETLLKLWHGWEIRVLVLLSLSLQVILVAFGSKRKSTASTWVKVLVWSTYMSADWVATVALGVIARSLGNNIPIKHPLQSFWALFLLLHLGGPDTITAYSLEDNELWLRNYQVWRKDLRAHVLKHQARTSLFSETALTKDNDVENSVTSPVDGTFLLRVDFFFKRLKVLFADFILDRKQGHLCNNMIRCLKPDEAFQLVEFELGLLYDLLYTKATLVHSCFGIFLRCITCLASVSALVTFSIIIDEHKHFPVDISVTYFLLVGAVVLEVYALFMLTCSDWTKLSLVGQETCFSLKRMTRDKRWSRSIARYNLMKFCLKKEGTKCIKVGQLLGIYEKLEKHRNVEWQQGIDDDLKCLIFDQLGNRLQKPEDFSNAELCKKVLNYRGECVLDELKWSTTDVEFDESILLWHIATQLCYHDDNRTQGFSSLNACSKISRCLSEYMLYLVVMCPNMLPKGFGYIRYKKACEEVIDFFGRKRDMQMEEACKELLERGTNILQGNNIMEKLNVA, from the exons ATGACTATTGTTGAAACACTGCTAAAACTTTGGCATGGATGGGAGATACGAGTACTGGTTTTACTCAGCCTCTCATTACAAGTAATACTCGTTGCATTTGGTTCCAAAAGAAAGAGTACGGCAAGTACATGGGTCAAGGTCCTTGTTTGGTCTACATACATGTCAGCAGATTGGGTGGCAACTGTTGCATTGGGTGTTATTGCCAGGTCCTTGGGAAATAATATTCCGATAAAGCACCCACTCCAGTCATTTTGGGCTCTGTTCCTCCTCTTGCACCTTGGTGGCCCAGATACTATTACTGCTTACTCTCTAGAAGACAATGAGTTATGGCTAAG GAATTATCAAGTATGGAGAAAGGACTTACGTGCTCATGTCCTCAAGCACCAAGCTAGAACCTCCTTATTCTCAGAAACAGCTTTAACTAAGGACAACGACGTTGAAAATTCTGTAACAAGCCCAGTTGATGGCACCTTCCTACTTCGAgttgatttctttttcaagaGGCTGAAAGTCTTATTTGCAGACTTTATCCTTGATCGAAAGCAGGGACACCTTTGCAACAATATGATTCGCTGCTTGAAACCAGACGAGGCCTTTCAATTGGTAGAATTTGAGCTAGGACTTTTATATGATTTGCTCTACACCAAAGCAACGCTAGTCCACTCATGTTTTGGAATCTTTCTCCGCTGCATTACTTGTTTGGCCTCTGTTTCTGCATTGGTTACCTTCTCAATCATCATCGATGAGCACAAACACTTTCCGGTCGACATTTCCGTAACTTACTTCTTGCTAGTTGGAGCTGTTGTTCTTGAGGTTTATGCGCTGTTCATGCTTACTTGCTCTGACTGGACAAAGCTTTCGCTAGTTGGGCAAGAAacatgtttttctttaaaacgaATGACAAGGGATAAGAGGTGGTCTAGAAGCATAGCCAGGTACAACCTTATGAAGTTTTGCCTCAAAAAGGAGGGAACCAAGTGCATTAAAGTTGGACAGTTACTTGGAATCTATGAAAAATTAGAGAAGCATCGGAATGTGGAGTGGCAGCAAGGGATAGATGACGATCTAAAATGCCTCATCTTTGATCAACTAGGTAATAGACTTCAAAAACCTGAAGATttttctaatgctgaattatGCAAGAAAGTATTGAATTATAGAGGTGAATGTGTGCTTGATGAGCTTAAATGGAGCACAACTGATGTAGAATTTGACGAAAGCATTCTTCTTTGGCACATTGCTACCCAACTCTGTTACCATGATGATAATCGGACTCAGGGTTTCAGTAGTCTCAATGCATGCAGCAAAATCAGCAGATGCCTATCGGAGTACATGCTTTACCTTGTTGTCATGTGTCCAAATATGCTACCCAAAGGGTTTGGTTATATAAGGTACAAAAAAGCCTGTGAGGAGGTGATCGATTTTtttggaagaaagagagacaTGCAAATGGAAGAAGCCTGCAAAGAGTTGCTTGAAAGGGGCACTAATATTTTGCAAGGAAACAACATAATGGAAAAATTGAATGTCGCTTGA